From candidate division KSB1 bacterium, the proteins below share one genomic window:
- a CDS encoding TolC family protein, with product MKQAARLLLWATLSLWVLGEGSIAQERGNIIVLTLDTAVGIGMARSYRIKQLELEVRRRRAWLQAERAGLKSKVFMNIQAPNFRSLGEYKWNSTLLKDELVRQNNQTWELQLSVRQPVILFGYPTDGYLSLNYRIYKYLQLDGYRDISYYNRYFLKFEQPLFLPNRLKNAIEEAELDLQERELEYIRDRVGLLEDLADNYYHLFSHAYRVDVYRRQLAVLDTIRSVVEQRSESSGSSQLDRMQVQIEIANLREKMLQEQSSLRLGTAELKRHLRIDEADSVIIPPMVEITPFEVTLEDALQKGYTLNPELQILRLRRRQRWIELQNTRSWNSFHLNLEVTYGLEKENDTYRALAYEMDRSYSVTVNAYVPIWDWGQRNYQIEARNLAIEQVELTIEEAQHKIRSEIANAVANLREHRDRILALTEHLQTARQLRSLSLEQYVQGRITLQDLLQTARRELETELNYLETYLGYRKAFLDLTTQTYFDYEKGKSLADLFLR from the coding sequence ATGAAGCAGGCTGCACGGCTTCTCTTGTGGGCAACCCTTTCCCTCTGGGTCCTGGGCGAAGGATCCATCGCCCAGGAACGGGGGAATATCATCGTCCTCACGCTCGATACCGCCGTGGGAATCGGCATGGCCAGAAGCTACCGCATCAAGCAGCTGGAACTCGAGGTGCGGCGGCGACGAGCCTGGCTGCAGGCCGAGCGCGCCGGGCTGAAGTCGAAAGTCTTCATGAACATTCAGGCGCCGAATTTTCGGTCCCTCGGCGAATACAAGTGGAACTCCACGCTCCTAAAGGACGAGCTGGTTCGACAAAACAACCAGACATGGGAACTGCAACTGTCGGTCCGGCAGCCCGTAATCCTTTTCGGCTACCCCACGGACGGCTATCTTTCCTTGAACTACCGTATCTACAAGTACCTCCAGTTGGACGGCTACCGGGACATCAGCTACTACAACCGGTACTTCCTGAAATTTGAACAGCCCCTATTCCTCCCGAACCGGCTGAAGAACGCCATCGAAGAAGCGGAGCTTGATCTGCAGGAGAGAGAGCTAGAGTACATCCGTGATCGCGTGGGGCTGCTCGAGGATCTGGCCGACAACTACTACCACCTCTTTTCCCACGCTTATCGGGTGGATGTCTACCGGCGCCAGCTGGCCGTACTCGACACCATTCGCAGCGTGGTGGAGCAAAGATCGGAATCCTCAGGTTCGTCCCAACTGGACAGAATGCAGGTCCAGATCGAGATCGCCAATCTGCGGGAAAAGATGTTGCAGGAACAGAGCTCCCTGCGCCTGGGCACGGCGGAGCTGAAACGCCACCTCCGCATCGACGAGGCCGACTCCGTGATCATCCCGCCGATGGTGGAAATCACTCCGTTCGAGGTCACTTTGGAAGACGCCCTGCAGAAGGGCTACACTCTCAATCCCGAGCTGCAAATCTTGAGGCTCCGGCGCCGGCAGCGATGGATCGAACTCCAGAATACCCGGTCGTGGAATTCGTTCCACCTGAATCTGGAGGTCACCTACGGGCTGGAAAAGGAAAACGACACCTACCGCGCCCTCGCTTACGAAATGGACCGCAGCTACTCGGTTACGGTGAACGCCTACGTTCCCATCTGGGACTGGGGCCAGCGCAACTACCAGATCGAAGCCAGGAACTTGGCGATCGAGCAAGTGGAGCTCACGATCGAGGAGGCCCAACACAAGATCCGATCCGAAATCGCCAATGCCGTGGCCAACCTTCGGGAGCATCGGGACCGGATTCTGGCCCTTACAGAACATCTCCAGACCGCCCGACAGTTGCGCAGCCTGAGTCTGGAACAGTACGTCCAGGGACGAATCACCTTGCAGGATCTCCTGCAGACGGCAAGACGCGAGCTGGAAACCGAACTGAACTATCTGGAAACCTACCTTGGCTATCGAAAGGCCTTCCTCGATCTAACCACTCAGACCTATTTCGACTACGAGAAAGGCAAGAGCCTTGCCGACCTCTTTCTCCGATAG
- a CDS encoding response regulator transcription factor, producing the protein MARILIVEDEPEMASGLKDNFEFDGHEVHIARNGEEALQMAEDLRPDLIILDVMLPRKSGFDVCRELRQKGTQTPIIMLTARGQEIDKVLGLELGADDYITKPFSVRELLARAHAVLRRSSLSGMGSPVVRVGRLQVDFEKCRAWDIEGNEVPMTIRELELLRYLVERPNRSVSREELLNEVWGYQHYPISRTVDNFILRLRKHIEEDPARPRHILTVHGIGYRFVP; encoded by the coding sequence ATGGCGCGCATCCTAATCGTCGAGGATGAGCCTGAAATGGCTTCCGGCCTGAAAGACAACTTCGAGTTCGACGGGCATGAAGTCCACATTGCCCGAAACGGGGAGGAAGCCCTGCAGATGGCGGAGGATCTAAGGCCTGACCTCATCATCCTCGATGTCATGCTCCCCAGAAAATCGGGATTCGACGTCTGCCGTGAACTCCGCCAGAAGGGCACACAGACACCCATCATCATGCTTACCGCGAGGGGTCAGGAGATCGACAAGGTCCTCGGATTAGAGCTGGGGGCCGACGACTATATTACCAAGCCGTTCAGCGTGCGAGAACTCCTGGCCCGCGCCCACGCCGTGCTGCGGCGCTCCTCCCTCTCGGGAATGGGATCCCCCGTGGTGAGGGTCGGGCGCCTCCAGGTCGACTTCGAAAAGTGCCGGGCCTGGGACATCGAAGGCAACGAGGTGCCCATGACCATCCGGGAGCTCGAGCTCCTGCGCTACCTGGTGGAGCGACCCAATCGGTCCGTCTCACGAGAGGAGCTGCTGAACGAGGTATGGGGCTATCAGCATTACCCCATCTCCCGGACGGTGGACAACTTTATCCTCCGACTCCGGAAGCACATCGAGGAGGACCCAGCGCGGCCGAGGCACATCCTTACCGTGCACGGCATCGGCTACCGGTTCGTCCCTTAG
- a CDS encoding ATP-binding protein: MRTPLPKITLAIALGLVVPLGAYTAFQFAQTNRNEALLRSIYRRELQSILFSINQHSWDVYNSWLTDLGSRLNALETSAGADSSWLKRWLQERPALLAVIVCDSVGHLLVQAGRDPQSAALGSALMAGLRSRRAEIATSLQKARRGYGRPVVFSAGDSLTHSTWLVSPVIRGGQDIVLAAVLLDQWHFANEVVARKLNSIASGDFLFSVRNARTGRLLFETEELEDTRFEHAESLWILPEVEVRVKLRGTTLEEMARNSTRRNLTYLVILNALILLGTGFLLRNVWQEKRLAQMKTDFVANVSHELRTPLSLIRMYAEMLEMGRIRGEEKRQHYYRTIVSESARLTQLINNILDFARLEAGRKQYHFQPVCLNDVVRETVEMFRHHLERQGFQLDLRMAEVLPLIQGDPSALVQALVNLLDNACKFSTSERWVGIVTGVSDGHAFVSVADRGIGIPPAEKERIFEKFYRVGSSLVPETKGSGLGLAIVKHIVEDHRGRIEVQSTPGKGSTFTILFPLIREERTHGAHPNRRG; this comes from the coding sequence GTGCGCACGCCTCTCCCCAAGATCACGCTGGCCATCGCTTTGGGACTTGTGGTTCCGTTGGGGGCGTACACTGCCTTCCAATTCGCTCAGACCAACCGCAACGAGGCGCTGCTGCGTTCCATCTACCGGCGCGAACTCCAGAGCATTCTCTTCTCCATCAACCAGCATTCCTGGGACGTCTACAATTCCTGGCTCACTGATCTTGGATCCCGCCTGAACGCGCTGGAGACCTCGGCTGGAGCCGATTCATCCTGGCTGAAAAGATGGCTCCAAGAGCGGCCGGCTCTTCTGGCCGTGATTGTGTGCGACTCCGTGGGCCACCTATTGGTCCAGGCGGGGCGCGATCCGCAATCCGCAGCCCTGGGCTCGGCCCTGATGGCAGGCCTCCGCTCCCGGCGTGCCGAGATCGCTACTTCGCTCCAGAAAGCCCGTAGGGGCTACGGGCGACCGGTTGTCTTTTCCGCGGGCGACTCGCTCACCCATTCCACGTGGCTGGTCTCTCCCGTCATCCGGGGTGGGCAGGACATCGTGCTTGCGGCCGTTCTTCTGGATCAGTGGCACTTTGCGAACGAGGTAGTTGCCCGCAAGCTCAACTCGATCGCGTCCGGCGACTTCCTGTTCTCTGTCCGCAACGCGCGTACGGGGCGCCTTCTTTTCGAGACTGAGGAACTCGAAGACACCCGGTTCGAACATGCCGAGAGTCTGTGGATCCTCCCCGAAGTTGAGGTGCGGGTCAAGCTGCGCGGAACCACCCTCGAGGAAATGGCCAGGAACTCAACACGCAGAAACCTCACCTATCTTGTGATTCTCAACGCGCTGATCCTGTTGGGAACGGGCTTCCTCTTACGCAACGTCTGGCAGGAGAAACGCCTGGCCCAGATGAAGACCGATTTCGTGGCAAACGTGTCCCATGAGCTCAGAACCCCCCTGTCCTTGATCCGGATGTACGCCGAGATGCTCGAAATGGGCCGGATTCGGGGAGAGGAGAAGCGGCAGCACTACTATCGCACAATCGTGAGCGAGTCCGCTCGACTCACCCAGCTGATCAACAACATCCTGGACTTCGCGCGTCTGGAGGCAGGACGCAAGCAGTACCACTTCCAGCCGGTCTGCCTCAACGATGTGGTCCGGGAGACTGTGGAGATGTTCCGGCATCATCTGGAGCGCCAGGGATTCCAGCTGGATCTTCGGATGGCCGAGGTACTACCCCTTATTCAGGGCGATCCGTCGGCACTGGTTCAGGCCCTTGTCAACCTTCTGGACAACGCCTGCAAGTTCAGCACCAGCGAACGGTGGGTGGGCATCGTGACGGGGGTTAGCGACGGGCACGCCTTCGTATCCGTTGCCGATCGAGGCATCGGCATCCCGCCCGCCGAAAAGGAGCGCATCTTCGAGAAGTTCTACCGGGTTGGCTCGTCCCTCGTGCCGGAAACGAAAGGCAGCGGACTGGGCCTGGCCATCGTGAAACACATTGTGGAAGACCACCGCGGCCGGATCGAGGTTCAAAGCACCCCCGGCAAAGGAAGCACATTCACGATCCTGTTTCCGCTGATCCGAGAGGAGAGGACCCATGGCGCGCATCCTAATCGTCGAGGATGA
- a CDS encoding HAMP domain-containing histidine kinase — protein MTGETGVIEVSGVKAASRTPMPHSYNQAEVSLILRALETAEFPFAVFDAREKLVFTTDGYRRRISKGEGVPPELRSPFQASEVEATGYRLELRAVEGSEGKKIGTVLTLVPAEFPEFLEELASHVAHEIRNPLGTIAGFATLLEREFPAGDRRAKWVRRIVDAVARLDRMVAQLYLYVHPVRSHPRPLNLCECTKEAFSFAEIKFAAHEAHVTFRYELPDPPVYALVDPQWWQEVVMILCSNAVEAMRNGGEVIVRIEEDGGSARVVIADSGTGIPEEMRNRLFWPFFSSKPDGTGLGLAVARKLLHSMGASIELSGAQGSGTTVTITFAAV, from the coding sequence ATGACCGGAGAAACGGGTGTGATCGAGGTCAGTGGAGTCAAGGCCGCGAGCCGAACCCCCATGCCGCACTCCTACAATCAGGCAGAGGTATCCCTGATCCTCCGCGCCCTGGAGACAGCGGAGTTCCCGTTCGCAGTGTTCGACGCACGGGAGAAGCTTGTCTTTACCACGGACGGCTACCGGAGGCGAATCTCCAAAGGCGAGGGCGTGCCTCCGGAACTCCGGTCCCCCTTTCAAGCCTCGGAGGTGGAGGCCACGGGCTATCGGCTCGAGTTGCGGGCCGTTGAGGGGTCCGAGGGAAAGAAGATCGGTACCGTGCTTACCCTCGTTCCTGCAGAGTTTCCCGAATTCCTCGAGGAATTGGCCTCCCATGTAGCCCACGAGATCCGGAATCCGCTCGGGACCATTGCCGGCTTTGCGACCCTCCTGGAGCGGGAATTTCCGGCTGGCGATCGCCGCGCGAAGTGGGTCCGCCGCATCGTCGATGCGGTCGCCCGGCTTGACCGAATGGTTGCCCAGCTCTACCTGTACGTGCACCCCGTGAGAAGCCATCCCCGTCCTCTCAACCTGTGCGAGTGCACCAAGGAAGCCTTTTCGTTCGCCGAGATCAAGTTCGCGGCGCACGAGGCCCATGTGACCTTCCGGTACGAGTTGCCCGACCCACCGGTGTACGCGCTGGTCGATCCGCAGTGGTGGCAGGAAGTGGTGATGATCCTCTGCTCGAACGCGGTGGAGGCCATGCGAAACGGGGGAGAGGTGATCGTCCGAATCGAGGAAGACGGAGGGTCGGCTCGCGTGGTGATCGCGGATAGCGGCACGGGGATTCCCGAAGAGATGCGGAATCGGCTCTTCTGGCCCTTCTTCTCTTCAAAGCCCGATGGCACGGGACTTGGCCTGGCCGTGGCCCGTAAGCTCCTCCACTCCATGGGCGCGTCGATCGAGCTCAGCGGTGCCCAGGGTTCAGGCACGACGGTGACGATCACATTTGCCGCGGTGTAG
- a CDS encoding sigma-54 dependent transcriptional regulator, which yields MGRRVLLIEDDAGEQELIAEVLSIKGYEVDRASLGNEGLALLEKNFYDLVICDVRLPDLSGLEVLSRVKERDRELGVIVITAYPSIPNAVRAIQSGAYDYLQKPLNVDHLEHVLQRYFDYYELIRENRRLRQELKKAYSFDSLVGKSAAMREVFERIQLVANSKATVLITGESGTGKELVARAIHYNSPRRNRPFIKTNCAALPEGLIESELFGHEKGAFTGAYRARKGRFELADGGTLLLDEISEIGIGLQAKLLRVLQEKEFERVGTAETVKVDVRVIATTNRDLLEEVRAGRFREDLYYRLNVVPIHLPPLRERKEDIPLLVQHFIRKYAEENGKHVEGISEQALELMMRYHWPGNVRELENAIEQAVVLTTKPVLEARLFSFIDTLTRNGDAFGRGLDLSRMTLRELEKVAILKALQETGGNRTHAARRLGISVRTLRNKLREYRYQDEGAFEAA from the coding sequence ATGGGACGCCGGGTCTTGCTCATCGAGGACGACGCAGGCGAACAGGAGCTGATCGCGGAAGTACTTTCGATCAAGGGGTACGAAGTGGACCGCGCTTCGTTGGGAAACGAGGGCCTGGCGCTCTTGGAAAAGAACTTCTACGACCTTGTGATCTGCGATGTGCGTCTTCCCGACCTGAGCGGCCTTGAAGTCCTCTCCCGGGTCAAAGAGAGGGATCGGGAGCTCGGGGTCATCGTGATCACCGCCTACCCGAGCATCCCGAACGCGGTTCGGGCCATTCAATCGGGCGCCTACGACTACCTGCAGAAGCCCCTCAATGTGGACCATCTGGAGCACGTACTCCAGCGGTACTTCGACTACTACGAGCTGATTCGGGAGAACCGCCGCCTGCGCCAGGAGCTCAAGAAGGCCTACAGCTTCGACTCTCTGGTGGGCAAGAGCGCCGCGATGCGCGAAGTTTTCGAGAGGATCCAGCTTGTGGCCAACAGCAAAGCGACCGTCCTGATCACTGGGGAGAGCGGGACGGGTAAGGAGCTGGTGGCGCGAGCTATTCACTACAATAGCCCCCGCCGGAACCGTCCCTTCATCAAGACCAATTGTGCCGCTCTCCCGGAGGGGCTCATCGAGAGCGAGCTTTTCGGACACGAGAAGGGGGCGTTCACGGGTGCCTACCGCGCCCGAAAAGGCCGCTTCGAGCTGGCGGACGGAGGCACTCTCCTCCTCGACGAGATCAGCGAGATTGGGATCGGCCTGCAGGCCAAGTTGCTGCGCGTGCTTCAGGAAAAGGAGTTTGAGCGCGTGGGCACCGCCGAGACGGTGAAGGTGGACGTGCGCGTGATCGCCACGACCAATCGGGACCTCTTGGAGGAGGTGCGGGCCGGCCGCTTCCGGGAGGACCTCTACTATCGGCTGAATGTGGTGCCCATTCACTTGCCGCCCCTGCGCGAGAGGAAGGAGGATATCCCTCTTCTGGTCCAGCACTTCATTCGCAAGTACGCAGAAGAGAATGGCAAGCATGTGGAGGGCATCAGCGAGCAGGCCCTCGAACTGATGATGCGGTATCACTGGCCTGGCAATGTGCGAGAGCTGGAAAACGCCATCGAGCAAGCGGTTGTGCTGACCACAAAGCCGGTTCTCGAGGCTCGCCTCTTTAGTTTCATCGACACTCTGACTCGAAACGGCGACGCCTTTGGGCGGGGGCTCGATCTTTCCCGCATGACCCTTCGGGAGCTGGAAAAGGTGGCGATCCTCAAGGCCTTGCAGGAGACCGGCGGGAACCGAACCCACGCCGCGCGTCGGCTCGGGATCAGCGTCCGCACGCTCCGCAACAAGCTTCGCGAGTACCGCTACCAAGACGAAGGAGCCTTCGAGGCCGCGTGA
- a CDS encoding chemotaxis protein CheW: protein MAEELLQLTVFTVGDEEYGVDILRVRAIERLSEITKVPHAPPYVDGVINLRGKIIPVVDLRKRMGLEPRPLDKSAKIVVVECGDETVGLRVDGVREVLRVPSSQTEPPPDLATQDVDYIERLAKLDGRLILVLNVERILDAGGSGAFQAAAKPVA, encoded by the coding sequence ATGGCAGAGGAACTCCTGCAGCTGACCGTGTTTACTGTGGGGGACGAGGAGTACGGCGTCGACATTTTGCGCGTCCGAGCGATCGAACGCCTTTCGGAGATCACGAAGGTACCGCACGCTCCGCCTTACGTGGACGGGGTGATCAACCTGCGGGGGAAAATCATTCCGGTGGTTGACCTGCGGAAGCGAATGGGTCTGGAACCACGGCCCCTGGATAAATCGGCAAAGATCGTTGTGGTGGAGTGCGGCGACGAAACCGTAGGCTTGCGAGTCGATGGGGTAAGGGAAGTCCTCCGGGTCCCCAGCTCGCAGACCGAACCTCCGCCGGACTTGGCCACCCAAGACGTGGACTACATCGAGCGGCTTGCAAAGCTGGACGGGCGTCTGATTCTGGTCCTAAACGTGGAGCGCATCCTTGACGCAGGGGGAAGCGGTGCATTTCAGGCCGCAGCCAAGCCGGTAGCCTGA
- a CDS encoding response regulator translates to MRFLAVDDSPTMLRIIVNTLQRLGYQEVEGASDGVEALEKLRRAHFDLVITDWNMPRMTGLELLQEMRRDPNLKGIPVLMVTTRSVKEDIVQAVKLGACSYVVKPFTPQILKEKIDQALGVEAGR, encoded by the coding sequence ATGCGCTTCCTTGCAGTGGACGATTCCCCCACCATGCTCCGCATCATCGTGAACACCCTCCAGCGCCTCGGCTATCAGGAGGTGGAGGGCGCAAGCGACGGGGTCGAAGCGCTCGAGAAACTACGCCGCGCGCATTTCGACCTGGTGATCACCGACTGGAACATGCCCCGGATGACCGGGCTGGAGCTGTTGCAGGAGATGCGTCGCGATCCCAACCTCAAGGGGATCCCGGTGCTCATGGTCACCACACGCAGCGTCAAAGAGGACATCGTCCAGGCCGTGAAGCTCGGCGCGTGCAGCTACGTGGTGAAACCCTTCACGCCCCAGATCCTCAAGGAGAAGATCGACCAGGCACTCGGAGTAGAGGCAGGGAGGTAG
- a CDS encoding protein phosphatase CheZ, which translates to MPDDAVRKEPPVTRQHLELLLKRVAEVQALFVLVERITPFVEELVEFVYDVGPMLLNASKALRESSLKMPKASRQLDDVTHATEMATTQVLDRVDDILNNLEGLRGALEEGLKLRRALARARRKAKLLATKADGQPDLRQGLEDLASDLAAAGRQLRRWKHLDRIIENTQECSYEIMSALQVQDITAQQLAAARDLIDRVHGRIEDLLKQLGDEEEAAGAEKQTPRKSYDADARYDFTISAMKQEHVDRLLESLLRNAVPSGTTAVPEKTDI; encoded by the coding sequence ATGCCAGACGATGCGGTTCGCAAGGAGCCCCCCGTGACAAGGCAACACCTGGAACTCCTCCTGAAACGGGTGGCCGAGGTCCAGGCCCTTTTCGTCCTCGTCGAGCGCATCACACCCTTCGTGGAAGAGCTGGTGGAGTTCGTGTACGACGTAGGTCCCATGCTGCTCAACGCAAGCAAGGCACTGCGAGAATCTTCCCTGAAAATGCCCAAAGCCAGTCGGCAGCTCGACGATGTAACCCACGCGACCGAAATGGCCACCACCCAGGTCCTGGACCGTGTGGACGATATCCTCAACAACCTTGAAGGGCTACGAGGTGCGCTGGAAGAGGGGTTGAAACTCCGCCGCGCCCTGGCCCGGGCACGACGTAAGGCAAAGCTGCTGGCCACGAAGGCGGACGGACAGCCGGACCTGCGGCAAGGACTGGAAGACCTGGCCTCCGATCTGGCGGCCGCCGGCCGGCAACTCCGCCGGTGGAAGCACCTGGACCGGATCATCGAAAACACCCAGGAGTGCTCTTACGAGATCATGTCGGCCCTCCAGGTGCAGGATATCACCGCCCAACAGCTGGCAGCGGCTCGGGACCTGATCGATCGGGTCCACGGTAGGATCGAAGATCTCCTCAAGCAACTGGGCGACGAGGAAGAAGCCGCAGGTGCGGAAAAACAAACTCCTCGTAAGAGCTATGATGCAGACGCCCGCTACGACTTCACCATCTCGGCAATGAAGCAGGAACACGTGGACCGCTTGCTCGAGTCCCTCCTGCGGAACGCAGTCCCTTCGGGGACAACGGCGGTGCCGGAGAAGACGGATATCTGA
- a CDS encoding chemotaxis protein CheA codes for MGEEQESLDFLHEVLQDYITETAELLEQAEQDLLVLENHPTPDLLNRIFRAFHTVKGTSSFLGFERMAELTHRSEDLLNSLRHGERKATSAIVDLLLRVVDTARTLLQAIRDSGAEGDLSIDGILLELDQVLGAAEPSAAELTQGAGEAEVEDKGGAAGEHYPKVGGAEGEPQASAGEAPDRDARTGESTEGTRANPALSQTVRVNISRLDEIMDLVGELVLVRNRIQQLVHQMEIGGRREQLSGQLPVSVDQLASAAEQLQFVSSQLQDAVMRIRMLPVSNVFHRFPRLVRDLGREKGKEVRLVIEGEETELDKSVLELISDPLVHLIRNAVDHGIEPPDVRERNGKPRCGTIRLAACHEGDHIVLEVEDDGAGIDPQRLRQAAISRNLLPAEEVEKLSDREALDLIFLPGFSTANRVTDTSGRGVGMDVVKTNITRLNGQISIFSTVGKGTKFVVRLPLTLVIVPGLLVETAGQVLVLPLSSVLETARLSDHATYRVGGKSVLRLREGVIPLIDLAEVLNLRKGSVLGGYAVIVGLANRRAGIVVDSLRGQEEIVVKPLGGFLGRSKVFAGGTILGDGKVRLVLDVGEIINLAQGKGGSAGWHPRTLVENEAKALAS; via the coding sequence ATGGGAGAAGAGCAAGAAAGTCTGGATTTTCTCCACGAAGTTCTCCAGGACTACATCACGGAGACCGCCGAGCTACTCGAACAGGCAGAGCAGGACTTGCTCGTCCTGGAGAACCACCCGACGCCCGATCTGCTGAACCGCATCTTCCGGGCCTTCCACACGGTCAAGGGCACTTCCTCCTTCCTGGGCTTCGAGAGGATGGCCGAGCTCACCCACCGGAGCGAAGACCTGCTAAATAGTCTTCGACACGGCGAAAGGAAGGCCACAAGCGCTATCGTTGACCTTCTTCTGAGGGTTGTGGACACAGCGCGGACTCTGCTTCAGGCCATTCGGGACTCCGGCGCAGAGGGGGACCTGTCGATCGACGGAATCCTGCTGGAGCTTGACCAGGTGCTCGGCGCAGCGGAGCCGAGCGCCGCCGAACTCACGCAAGGTGCTGGAGAAGCGGAGGTCGAAGACAAAGGGGGGGCGGCTGGTGAACATTACCCGAAGGTCGGTGGGGCGGAGGGAGAACCGCAAGCATCCGCCGGGGAGGCTCCTGATAGGGATGCCAGGACAGGCGAAAGCACCGAAGGAACTCGCGCCAATCCCGCCCTCAGCCAGACTGTCCGTGTGAACATCAGTCGGCTGGACGAGATCATGGACCTTGTGGGGGAGCTGGTGCTTGTGCGCAATCGGATCCAGCAGCTGGTCCACCAGATGGAGATCGGAGGGAGGCGGGAGCAACTGAGTGGGCAACTTCCTGTCTCTGTCGACCAGCTTGCCTCGGCCGCGGAGCAGCTGCAGTTCGTCTCCAGCCAGCTTCAGGACGCCGTGATGCGCATCCGGATGCTTCCGGTATCGAACGTTTTCCATCGCTTCCCCCGTCTGGTCCGCGACCTCGGCCGGGAGAAGGGAAAAGAAGTCCGCCTGGTCATAGAGGGGGAGGAAACGGAGCTGGATAAGTCGGTCCTGGAGTTGATCAGCGATCCGCTTGTCCATTTGATTCGCAATGCTGTGGACCACGGGATCGAACCGCCGGACGTCCGGGAGCGAAACGGGAAGCCCCGGTGTGGCACGATCCGCCTGGCGGCTTGCCACGAAGGGGACCACATTGTCCTGGAGGTGGAGGATGACGGCGCGGGGATTGATCCTCAGCGCCTCCGCCAGGCCGCCATCTCGCGCAACTTGCTGCCCGCGGAGGAGGTCGAGAAGCTCAGCGACCGGGAAGCTCTTGATCTGATCTTCCTGCCGGGCTTTTCGACAGCCAATAGGGTGACCGACACCTCGGGCCGCGGCGTGGGAATGGATGTGGTGAAGACGAACATCACCCGTCTCAATGGGCAGATCTCCATATTCTCCACGGTCGGCAAGGGGACGAAGTTTGTTGTGCGCCTGCCGCTGACGCTGGTGATCGTGCCGGGGCTGCTGGTAGAGACGGCGGGACAGGTGCTTGTGTTGCCGTTGTCTTCGGTTCTGGAAACGGCCCGCCTCAGCGATCACGCGACCTATCGCGTGGGGGGAAAATCAGTACTGCGACTGCGAGAGGGCGTAATTCCTCTGATCGATCTGGCCGAGGTCTTGAACCTCCGGAAAGGGTCTGTGCTGGGTGGCTACGCAGTCATTGTCGGACTCGCCAATCGCAGAGCGGGGATTGTGGTAGACTCCCTGAGGGGGCAGGAGGAGATTGTGGTCAAACCTCTCGGAGGCTTTCTGGGCCGATCGAAGGTGTTTGCGGGAGGCACAATCCTCGGCGACGGCAAGGTCCGCCTGGTGCTGGACGTGGGGGAGATCATCAACCTCGCGCAGGGCAAGGGGGGATCAGCCGGCTGGCATCCGCGTACGTTGGTTGAGAACGAGGCGAAGGCTCTGGCCTCATAG